The genomic segment GAATGCTTGAAGAAGTGCTTCGTTGATTTGCTGGAATGCTTGAAAAAGTGCTTTGTTGATTTACCGAAATGCTTGAAAAAGCGGCCGGTCCCCTTGCCGGACTCTTTTCCGGCATGACCTATCTTCTGGCCAATACCGCGCTCCTTGCCACCGCTCGGTTTGAATGCTTCCTTGTTCGTGTTCCCTAATTCCTTCCCTGCCGCTTTGAGATCCTGCCCGTATTGAGCTCCCTGCGCTCGAACGGGCGATGACCCCAGAGAACACCACGCGGCGATAGAGAGGATCAGCAACAATGCAATGAGCGTACGTGATAACATACGCACCTCCTTTGTTTAATGGTGAGCGGAAAAAAATAACATTCAGCACCCCGCTGCAAATCGCGTCACTTCGGAAATAAGTTGATGCACCCGGACGCAATTACCGCTATGAGGACCAACATGATGCTCAGAATGACCTTCCTCATCACTCACCTCCCCTTTTTCTTTGCATACATTTCTTCTAAATTATTGTCTCAAAGAAGGCACGTCCGTGCCATAGCAACATTCCCCTTTCTATTGACTATTTTCCACCTTGTCAAATAGTATCAACTGCCGCCTGCTCCGGAGGCGGGTGTGGCTGCCTTCTCTTCTGTTACAGGGGTTGCCGATGGAGTTTCCTTCAGTCCAGAAAATGGAGTCAGAGACGAACCGGCCCCTTTTATATTCAGGAGACGGACCGACCCGGGTCCTCGACAATCTCCTGCACGAGCTTTACCGCTTTCGCAAAATTGAACCCGTCGTTGATCCGCTCGTCGAACGACCAGCGGACCTTCAGGCCGTCGCGCACCTCAGGCCTCCCGTCCGCGCCGATGAAAACCGCCTTATCTATTTTCCCTATACTGGCGAAGATGCTGGTGTTCCCGTACTCGTAGAGGTGGTGGAAGACCGCGTCGTGCCCCATCGAGCCGATGTTCGTCGCGAAGAGCGACGCGTACATCGGATCGTTTTTGATCATCGAGTCCGGCATGAGGTTATGGCGGTCGAGCCACATGAAGAGCGCCACGCCGGCTCGGATCAGGAACCCCGGGAGCCTGGTAACTATATTGACCTCCTTGTCCAACAGGCGCTCCTTTCCGCACCGCCCTTCGGTGATGACCCCGCGGAGGCGCTTTACGCAGTCAGCGAATAACTCCCCTTTCGGAAAGGCGACTTTCAGGATGAAAAACGGAGAGCCGTTGCGCATTCCGCGCCGTGCGGGGAACGAGATGGATACCTCGTTGCGCTGGTAGATCCGCCCTCCCGAGATAAAGCGGTTGATCCCTTCCCGCTCGTGGAGGGTTTTCCCGCACGCCCAGAGGAAGAGGCGGAACATCGTCGCGCACTCCTCCTCGGGACTCCCCTCGTTCCAGCATTTCAGCCACGGGAGTGTCCTGGTGACGTCGAAGAGCGTCTCGGCGAAAACGATGCTCTCGTTCCGCCCGCGCATGAGGTACGGCATGATCACGCGCACAGGCGACTCGGTTGTGAGAAGCGTCCCGTCGGGTCTCGAGAACAGCGTCATAGTTCACTCATCCGGGGTGAGGCCGCGGCGGCAGCCACGCCGGCATGTGACCATCCATACGGCGTACGTGAACTTCACGCGTCAATGCGGCCATAGGTATCCCTGACACGCGTGGCAATGTTCCGCTGCGCCTCTTTCAAACGGTCAAGAAATCCTACCCTGGCATATCTCATATCTTAAACATCCTTAAACTGGCAGTGATCCACGCGCGAAACTCACTACACCACCATAGCCTTCTATGCTGATGATGATACGTTATACCAATAATAATCAATTATAAAGAACCATTCCATCTGGATAGCCTAACATCTTCTATACAAATTGAGATTGAATTATCGGTGAGAAGCGTTGAAGAACAGGTGTCAAACCTGTTTGCCGCTCCTACCGGCAATTCTTAAAACAACTCCACACCCCGGATAGGGAGAGAATATCTCAGTGGTTATCCACTGGCTCCGGAATCAGGAGCCCTGCCCCGGATAGCACGGTGACGGTGGGAGGAGTTGTGAAACGC from the Candidatus Auribacterota bacterium genome contains:
- a CDS encoding 2-oxo acid dehydrogenase subunit E2, coding for MTLFSRPDGTLLTTESPVRVIMPYLMRGRNESIVFAETLFDVTRTLPWLKCWNEGSPEEECATMFRLFLWACGKTLHEREGINRFISGGRIYQRNEVSISFPARRGMRNGSPFFILKVAFPKGELFADCVKRLRGVITEGRCGKERLLDKEVNIVTRLPGFLIRAGVALFMWLDRHNLMPDSMIKNDPMYASLFATNIGSMGHDAVFHHLYEYGNTSIFASIGKIDKAVFIGADGRPEVRDGLKVRWSFDERINDGFNFAKAVKLVQEIVEDPGRSVS